From Zingiber officinale cultivar Zhangliang chromosome 5B, Zo_v1.1, whole genome shotgun sequence, the proteins below share one genomic window:
- the LOC121985622 gene encoding SKP1-like protein 21 isoform X1, giving the protein MHTSISESEKAIINPEAMKSFVWLQCADGSIQQVEEEVAMFCPMIYREILQTGMGTSKNYAISLPDRVNPAILSLIFDYCRFHQVLGRSNKERKSFDEKFIRMDTKNLCELTSAADSLQLKPLVDLTSRALARMIEGKTPEEIRETFHLPDDLTEEEKLEPLKNVNDDPRIRLLNRLYAKKRKELKERQKLKDIEAHEEKKDERSVDEILSFINGEEDSKGVKALKSKKKNRKKRDPHKDSCRHDSTKLNNKETNFSPSASQCSETRDNDDDTFPSNVEFEDGDIDDLDPAVKEELDREVEDFSRRLNSDWPERMQEFLSLGQKQNACSK; this is encoded by the exons ATGCACACATCCATATCAGAAAGTGAAAAGGCTATAATAAATCCAGAG GCAATGAAGTCCTTTGTATGGCTTCAATGTGCTGATGGATCCATTCAACAAGTTGAAGAGGAGGTTGCGATGTTTTGCCCCATGATATACCGGGAGATCCTTCAGACAGGGATGGGGACTTCTAAAAATTATGCTATATCTTTACCAGATCGTGTGAACCCTGCTATTCTCAGCTTAATTTTTGACTATTGTCGGTTTCATCAAGTACTAGGCCGCTCTAACAAG GAACGAAAGTCCTTTGATGAGAAATTTATCAGGATGGACACCAAAAATTTATGTGAGTTGACTTCGGCAGCAGACAGCCTCCAGCTGAAGCCATTGGTTGATCTCACTAGTCGTGCACTGGCTCGTATGATAGAAGGGAAGACACCAGAAGAAATTCGTGAAACCTTTCATTTACCCGATGACCTTACAGAG GAAGAGAAACTGGAGCCACTAAAAAATGTAAATGATGATCCACGAATACGTCTGCTCAATCGATTATATGCTAAGAAACGAAAAGAATTAAAGGAGCGGCAGAAGTTAAAG GACATTGAAGCACACGAAGAGAAGAAAGATGAACGCTCAGTTGATGAAATCTTGTCTTTTATCaatggagaagaag ATTCCAAAGGAGTTAAGGCTCTTAAGAGTAAGAAAAAGAACAGGAAGAAGAGAGATCCCCATAAAGACAGTTGTAGACATGACTCAACGAAACTAAACAACAAG GAAACCAACTTTTCGCCAAGTGCAAGCCAATGTTCAGAAACTCGAGACAATGATGATGACACTTTTCCATCAAATGTTGAATTTGAAGATGGTGATATTGATGATCTGGATCCTGCAGTTAAGGAAGAACTTGATAG AGAAGTAGAAGATTTTTCCAGAAGATTAAATTCTGATTGGCCTGAAAGAATGCAAGAATTTTTGTCTTTAGGACAAAAACAGAATGCTTGCTCCAAATAG
- the LOC121985625 gene encoding GATA transcription factor 6-like, whose protein sequence is MRIVSAPSPLRSTYSKMEEEPTMEEGVERAAEGGSLLWGDDFSVDDLLNLEVVENEEEEEGDDEDGEVEAVEHEEGENSNSSSVSFELPAVALHGLTLPAHDAAEFEWVSFFMDDSLSEFPSCSGVALSASADGSLADGGALAGNSRKGASFLSSAVCILSTEAKVPTKAKRSKRPCRGAASAAPWSMTIGHLFQESPSNSTASSSSSSSSAPIIPPFLAHAHPPSADRRRFLLRDIPPPAKTQKPKKRGRKPKKPAAEAVESHGQRRCAHCGAHKTPQWRAGPLGAKTLCNACGVRFKSGRLLPEYRPACSPTFVGYIHSNCHRKVLEMRRKKEAPPPVPTS, encoded by the exons ATGCGCATCGTCTCTGCTCCTTCCCCTCTCCGGTCCACTTACTCCAAG ATGGAGGAGGAGCCGACGATGGAGGAGGGGGTGGAGAGGGCGGCGGAGGGTGGGAGCCTCCTCTGGGGAGATGATTTCTCCGTCGACGACCTCCTTAATCTCGAGGTCGTAGAgaacgaggaggaggaggagggagacgATGAGGACGGAGAGGTCGAGGCGGTAGAACACGAGGAAGGGGAAAACAGCAACTCTTCGTCTGTTTCCTTCGAACTGCCGGCCGTGGCTCTCCATGGACTCACTCTTCCG GCGCACGACGCGGCGGAGTTTGAGTGGGTTTCTTTCTTCATGGACGACTCCCTCTCTGAATTCCCGTCGTGCTCCGGCGTCGCTTTATCGGCGTCGGCGGATGGAAGCCTCGCCGACGGCGGAGCTCTAGCCGGAAACAGCCGTAAAGGTGCCTCCTTTTTGAGCTCTGCGGTCTGTATTCTGTCCACTGAAGCTAAGGTCCCGACCAAGGCCAAACGGAGCAAGCGTCCATGCCGGGGAGCCGCCTCCGCCGCCCCCTGGTCCATGACCATCGGACACCTCTTCCAGGAATCACCCTCTAACTCGACCGCCTCCTCCtcgtcttcctcctcctccgcTCCAATCATTCCTCCCTTCCTCGCGCATGCCCACCCGCCCAGCGCCGACCGACGAAGATTCCTCCTTCGCGACATCCCGCCGCCGGCGAAGACGCAGAAGCCGAAGAAACGAGGCAGGAAGCCGAAAAAACCTGCGGCCGAAGCCGTGGAGTCGCACGGACAGCGGCGTTGCGCTCACTGCGGTGCACACAAGACGCCGCAGTGGAGGGCGGGCCCCCTCGGCGCAAAGACCCTCTGCAACGCCTGCGGTGTGCGATTCAAGTCCGGCCGCCTCCTGCCAGAGTATCGGCCTGCCTGCAGCCCCACCTTTGTCGGCTACATCCACTCCAACTGCCACCGCAAGGTCCTCGAGATGCGCCGCAAGAAGGAGGCGCCGCCGCCGGTCCCAACGTCGTAA
- the LOC121985622 gene encoding SKP1-like protein 21 isoform X3, with product MKSFVWLQCADGSIQQVEEEVAMFCPMIYREILQTGMGTSKNYAISLPDRVNPAILSLIFDYCRFHQVLGRSNKERKSFDEKFIRMDTKNLCELTSAADSLQLKPLVDLTSRALARMIEGKTPEEIRETFHLPDDLTEEEKLEPLKNVNDDPRIRLLNRLYAKKRKELKERQKLKDIEAHEEKKDERSVDEILSFINGEEDSKGVKALKSKKKNRKKRDPHKDSCRHDSTKLNNKETNFSPSASQCSETRDNDDDTFPSNVEFEDGDIDDLDPAVKEELDREVEDFSRRLNSDWPERMQEFLSLGQKQNACSK from the exons ATGAAGTCCTTTGTATGGCTTCAATGTGCTGATGGATCCATTCAACAAGTTGAAGAGGAGGTTGCGATGTTTTGCCCCATGATATACCGGGAGATCCTTCAGACAGGGATGGGGACTTCTAAAAATTATGCTATATCTTTACCAGATCGTGTGAACCCTGCTATTCTCAGCTTAATTTTTGACTATTGTCGGTTTCATCAAGTACTAGGCCGCTCTAACAAG GAACGAAAGTCCTTTGATGAGAAATTTATCAGGATGGACACCAAAAATTTATGTGAGTTGACTTCGGCAGCAGACAGCCTCCAGCTGAAGCCATTGGTTGATCTCACTAGTCGTGCACTGGCTCGTATGATAGAAGGGAAGACACCAGAAGAAATTCGTGAAACCTTTCATTTACCCGATGACCTTACAGAG GAAGAGAAACTGGAGCCACTAAAAAATGTAAATGATGATCCACGAATACGTCTGCTCAATCGATTATATGCTAAGAAACGAAAAGAATTAAAGGAGCGGCAGAAGTTAAAG GACATTGAAGCACACGAAGAGAAGAAAGATGAACGCTCAGTTGATGAAATCTTGTCTTTTATCaatggagaagaag ATTCCAAAGGAGTTAAGGCTCTTAAGAGTAAGAAAAAGAACAGGAAGAAGAGAGATCCCCATAAAGACAGTTGTAGACATGACTCAACGAAACTAAACAACAAG GAAACCAACTTTTCGCCAAGTGCAAGCCAATGTTCAGAAACTCGAGACAATGATGATGACACTTTTCCATCAAATGTTGAATTTGAAGATGGTGATATTGATGATCTGGATCCTGCAGTTAAGGAAGAACTTGATAG AGAAGTAGAAGATTTTTCCAGAAGATTAAATTCTGATTGGCCTGAAAGAATGCAAGAATTTTTGTCTTTAGGACAAAAACAGAATGCTTGCTCCAAATAG
- the LOC121985622 gene encoding SKP1-like protein 21 isoform X2: protein MLEGAQAMKSFVWLQCADGSIQQVEEEVAMFCPMIYREILQTGMGTSKNYAISLPDRVNPAILSLIFDYCRFHQVLGRSNKERKSFDEKFIRMDTKNLCELTSAADSLQLKPLVDLTSRALARMIEGKTPEEIRETFHLPDDLTEEEKLEPLKNVNDDPRIRLLNRLYAKKRKELKERQKLKDIEAHEEKKDERSVDEILSFINGEEDSKGVKALKSKKKNRKKRDPHKDSCRHDSTKLNNKETNFSPSASQCSETRDNDDDTFPSNVEFEDGDIDDLDPAVKEELDREVEDFSRRLNSDWPERMQEFLSLGQKQNACSK from the exons ATGCTTGAAGGAGCACAG GCAATGAAGTCCTTTGTATGGCTTCAATGTGCTGATGGATCCATTCAACAAGTTGAAGAGGAGGTTGCGATGTTTTGCCCCATGATATACCGGGAGATCCTTCAGACAGGGATGGGGACTTCTAAAAATTATGCTATATCTTTACCAGATCGTGTGAACCCTGCTATTCTCAGCTTAATTTTTGACTATTGTCGGTTTCATCAAGTACTAGGCCGCTCTAACAAG GAACGAAAGTCCTTTGATGAGAAATTTATCAGGATGGACACCAAAAATTTATGTGAGTTGACTTCGGCAGCAGACAGCCTCCAGCTGAAGCCATTGGTTGATCTCACTAGTCGTGCACTGGCTCGTATGATAGAAGGGAAGACACCAGAAGAAATTCGTGAAACCTTTCATTTACCCGATGACCTTACAGAG GAAGAGAAACTGGAGCCACTAAAAAATGTAAATGATGATCCACGAATACGTCTGCTCAATCGATTATATGCTAAGAAACGAAAAGAATTAAAGGAGCGGCAGAAGTTAAAG GACATTGAAGCACACGAAGAGAAGAAAGATGAACGCTCAGTTGATGAAATCTTGTCTTTTATCaatggagaagaag ATTCCAAAGGAGTTAAGGCTCTTAAGAGTAAGAAAAAGAACAGGAAGAAGAGAGATCCCCATAAAGACAGTTGTAGACATGACTCAACGAAACTAAACAACAAG GAAACCAACTTTTCGCCAAGTGCAAGCCAATGTTCAGAAACTCGAGACAATGATGATGACACTTTTCCATCAAATGTTGAATTTGAAGATGGTGATATTGATGATCTGGATCCTGCAGTTAAGGAAGAACTTGATAG AGAAGTAGAAGATTTTTCCAGAAGATTAAATTCTGATTGGCCTGAAAGAATGCAAGAATTTTTGTCTTTAGGACAAAAACAGAATGCTTGCTCCAAATAG